A stretch of DNA from Lawsonibacter asaccharolyticus:
GGGTGGACTTGCCCACGTTGGGGCGGCCTATAATAGAAATCATTCCCGATTTTTTGATGGACATAGCGTTTGTTCCTCAACTTTCTTTTCCGGCGGTGTGAGCACTTTCCGCCTTATGATCCGTTCCCCGCTCCAGCAGCTGGTCCAGCTTCTCCTCCATCCGGCGGAGCCGGTCTGTCTCCTCCTCCAGCCGGCGCCGGGTCTGCTGGAGCCGCTCCCGCAGCTGTATGATCAGCGCCCCGGCCAGGGCCAGGAGGGCGGTGGCCAGCAGAAAGCAGGCCATTTCCTCCCCGATCCAGGAGGCCAGCAGCCCGCCGAAAAAGAGCAGAAATCCGCCGCCAACAGCCAGCAGGAGCCACAGGACTAAAAAGTTGGCGAGCATTGTTTTCCCTCCCTGTTTTTCATGGAGCGCCGCCCGCTGACGGGCGGGCGCAGGTCCTTTACCAGATGCCCAGCAGGTGCTGCATGCCCAGGCTGACGCAGGTGATGGCCGCCCAGCAGGTGAAGCCCAGCAGGATGGGCTTGCCTCCCGTCTTCACCAGCTTGACCACGTCGGTGTTGATGCCGATGGCCGCCATGGCCATGACGATAAAGAACTTGCTCAGGGTCTTGAGCAGGGAGAAAAGCTCATTGGCCCCCGCCAGGGCGGGACCGGAGAGCACGGCGGTGACCACCGTAGTGATGACGGAGGCCAGCACAAAGTACAGGATAAACATGGGGAACACCGACTTGGCGGACACCTTCACGCCGCTCTTCCCGCCGGCCTTCTCCGCCTGGCGCACCCGGAAGAGGGCCAGCGCCAGGGTGATGGGGATGATGGCCAGGGTGCGGGTCAGCTTGACGATGGTGGCATACTCCAGCACCGCGCCGCCGGTGTTGTGCAGGGTGTCCCAGGTGGAGGCGGCCGCCGTGACGGAGGAGGTGTCGTTCACCGCAGTGCCGGCGAACAGGCCGAAGCCGGTGTCGCTCAGCCCGATGGCCCCGCCCAGGGTGGGGAAGATCAGGGCCGCCAGCACATTGAACAGGAAGATCACCGAGATGGACTGGGCGATCTCCTCATCGTCCGCCTCGATCACCGGGGCGGTGGCCGCGATGGCGGAGCCACCGCAGATGGAGGAGCCCACGCCGATGAGGGTGGCGATCTTCCCGGGCATATGCAGGGCCCGGCTCATGAGGAAGGCCACGATGAGGGAGGTGGCGATGGTGGACAGGATGATGGGCAGGGAGGTGAGCCCCACCTCACCGATCTTCCGCAGGTTCAGGCCGAAGCCCAGCAGGATGACCGCGTACTGGAGCACCTTTTTGGAGGTGAAGGCCACCCCGTCCTTCACCTTGTCCTTGTTTTTCATCACCGCGCACAGCACCATGCCGAACAGGATGGCCAGCACCGCGCTGCCCACGATCTCCAGAGCCGGGGCCAGCTCCACCAAAAACCAGGCCAGCAGTGCCACCGCCAGGCACAGCAGCACTCCGGGTGCCCTTTTCTGCCAAATATCCATCTCTTTCTCTCCTAGATCTCTCTTTCTGTCTCCCGCGGCCGGCCACCGGCCTCTCCGGCATTTCGGGCCGGTGCGCCTCTGCGGGACTGCTTATTGTACCACACCGGCCCGCCCCGCGCAATCCCCTCCGGGCCCGGCGGGACATTTTCTCCCGCTTCCCCGCGGGACGTGGCCTCTCATCCCCGGCGGATGCCCAGCCCCTCCAGGATGTGCTCCTCCCGCCGGCGCATCTGGGCCTTCATGGGGCCTTCGTCCATGTGGTCATAGCCCAGCAGATGGAGCACAGAATGGACCGCCAGATAGCTCAGCTCCCGCTCCACACTGTGGCCGTACTCCTCCGCCTGGGCGGCGGCCCGCTCCAGAGAGATGCACATATCCCCCAGGGGCACCAGCCCGGTGTCCGGGTCCTCGTGCTCTTCCCCCGGCTTCTCCCCCGGAGAGAGGTCGAACATGGGGAAGGAGAGCACGTCGGTGGGCCTGTCCACCCCCCGCATGTCCAGATTCACCTGATGGATGCCCTCGTCGTCGGTGAGGAGCACGTTGATCTCACAGGGCAGGTCCATCCCCTCCGCCTCCAGGGCGGCGGAGATGACCCGGCGGAGCAGGGGCTCCACAGTGTCCGGGGCCTCCACCTCCGCCTCCAGGATGATCCGGTGCTCCGGCCCCGCCGGAGGACATGTCCCCCGGTTGACCTCCCGCGCATCGGTCCGGCCCGCCAGATAGTCCAGGGAGACGCCGAAGAACTCCGCCGCCTTCACAAAGGTGAGAAAGCTGGGGGCGTTCCCATCCCTCTCCAGGCGCTGGTAATTCCGCCATGCGATGGACAGGTGCTCTGCCGTCTGCACCTGGGTCAGACCGCGCTCCTTCCGCAGGCGCCTCAGCCGTTCATTGAATATCATTTGTACCCGCCTCCATTGATGGATATCGTATCTCTTCCTCCCGCTGCATCGTTTCTCCCGGCGGGCGCGCGCACCCTGCGCGGGGGCTCTTCAGGGCGGGACCTCTTTGGGATGCCCGAGGTCAGGGCCGCTCCCGCCTGTCCTTTTTGGGACCGCGGCGCTCCTCGTCCTCCTCATAGGCCTTGATGATCCGCTGGACCAGCACGTGGCGGACCACGTCGCTCTCCGTCAGGCGGCAGATGGAGATGTCCTCCACCCCCTTGAGCACCCGCATAGCCTCCCGCAGGCCGGAGACCTTGTCCGCGGGCAGGTCGATCTGGGTGATGTCGCCGGTGATGACGATCTTGGAGCCGAAGCCCAGGCGGGTGAGGAACATCTTCATCTGTTCCCGGGAGGTGTTCTGGGCCTCGTCCAGGATGATGAAGCTGTCGTCCAGGGTGCGGCCCCGCATATAGGCCAGGGGGGCCACCTCGATGTTCCCCCGCTCCAGATACTTGTTGTAGGTCTCCGCGCCCAGCATGTCGAACAGGGCGTCGTACAGGGGCCGCAGATAGGGGTCCACCTTGGACTGGAGATCCCCAGGCAGGAAGCCCAGCCGCTCACCCGCCTCCACTGCGGGGCGGGTGAGGATGATGCGGTTGACCTCCTTGGCCCGGAAGGCGGCCACCGCCGCCGCCACCGCCAGATAGGTCTTGCCGGTGCCGGCGGGGCCGATGCCCAGGGTGACCACGTTCTTCTTGATGGCCTCCACATACTTCTTCTGTCCCAGGGTCTTGGCCTTGATGGGCCGCCCCTTGGCGGTGACGCACAGCACGTCCCCCGCCAGCTGGCTGATCTGGCTCTCGTTGCCGCTGCGGACCAGCTGGATGATATAGCGCACGTTCTGCTCGTTGATGGCCTCCCCCCGGGAGGAGAGGGACATGAGGGCCTCGATGGCCTTGACCGCGTACATCACGTTTTCCGCGTTCTCGCCGCTCACCTTCAGCATTGAGTCCCGGCTCACCACCGAGACCTCCATCTCGCCCTCAATGATACGGATGTTCTCGTCAAAGGAGCCGAACACGTTGATGGTCTCCTCCAGCCGCTCCAGGCTGATGCTCTGTTCTGTCATTTGCAGGAAATCTCCTTACTTGTTATGGTTGTTCCGGGGCGCTGTCTCCGGCGCCCGGTGCCGCGGGCACCTCCCGGCCGATCTCCTCCCGGCACTCGGCGGTGAGGGTGACCTCCAGCCAGCTGTCCGCCGCCCGGGCGGTGTAGTAGGTGGAGACCACCCGGCCCTCCTCCCCGATCTGCTCCTTCAGCTGCGCCAGCAGGCGCTCCTCCAGCAGAGTCTGGGCGGCGGTGCGGTCCACCTCCGTCTGGACGGGCTCATAGGCCCGGTACTGCTCCACTGTCCAGGACAGGGGGAGCGTGAGCCCGCCGGGCAGCCCGGCCTGGTACACTGTACTTATTTTATCATACCAGGGCCAGGAAATGCCAGCGTTTTGATAAAATTCCACGGGATATCCCAGGACCGTCAGGGTAAAGCGGCTTTTTTCCTCTCCTGTGTACGCCTTGACCTGGGCGGTGAGCGGGATGGACGCGGTGAGGGTGCGCCAGGTCCTGGCCTCCACCCGGCCCCGGGCGTGGGTCTGGTAGTAGCGCACCGGCTGGTCGCTGTACATGGGGGGCTCCATGCTCACCGTGCCGCTGATGAGGATCTCCCCCTCCGTCACTGTGTCCCCCTCCTTCACCGCCGCCTCCCCGTCCATGGTCTCCACCCGGGTCACGATGCCGTCCGCCTTTGAGACCACGTGGTAGTGGCCCTCCTCCTGGGTCAGCTCGGGGGGCTGGACCGCCTCCCGCACCTGCACCTCCAGCCGGGTGCCGTGGAGGTTCAGGGACATCCAGGACAGCTCATCCAGGGACAGCAGGGCCTCCTCGGCGATCTGCCGCCGCTCCAGGGCCGGACCGTATGCCCCGGGCCGCACCCCCAGCCGCCGCAGCTCGCTGAGGATCACCCCAGTGGGGACGGTCTCGTTCCCTGTCACCTGGATGGTGAGCACGAAGCTGGACAGGATGCACACCGCTGCCAGGGACAGTGCGAACCCCGCCAGAAAGGCATACCGGGTGCGGAAGCGGGCCAGAAAGGCGGGCAGGCCCCGGCTCCCCTCCGTCTCCACGGTGCAGCCCACCCGCTCCGCCAGCTTCCACAGCTGCTTCCGGTCCTCCTGCCGCACCGTCATGGACAGGGTGTGCCCATCCCGCCACTCCAGGGCCCAGAAGGAGATCCCATTCTGGGCGCACACGTTCATCAGGCGCTCCGGGAAGGGCCCCCGGGCCACCACCCGCAGCTCCCCCCGCAGCCGGTTCACGATCCACTGCACGCGCGTTCCCTCCCCTCAGGCCAGCTGGATGCCGGCGATGCGGCCGGTGATGAGCAGCTCCAGCCCGGTCATGGCCCGCAGCTCCAGCCCCTGGCCGGTGATCTGGATGACGAAGGCCCCGCCGCTGACGTGGATCTCCTCCGTTCCGTAGGCCAGGATGCCCCGGTGGTTCTCGATCCGCAGCTCCCGGTCCCCTACCAGCTCCACCTTGGGCAGTCCGGCCAGGGCGTCCGCAGGCAGATCGAACAGCTCTGCCGTCTTTTCCAAAAGCCCCTCCCGGCGCGGTTTTTTCTCCATGGCGCATCACCTCTGCTTATGTGTATGAGGGAGGATGGGAAAAGTTGTACCCGATTTTTCCGCGCCGGCCCCGCCCCAGCAGGGCGGGCAGTCCCGGACAGGAACAGCCGCCGCCCGGAAACCGGGCGGCGGCTGTCCTCAGCAGTCCCACGGGGCTGCTGGCCGTCTTTTTCTCTCTGTTCATGGGAGCGGCGGCGCGGGATGGGCGGCCAGAGCGCCGCCTCACGC
This window harbors:
- a CDS encoding endoribonuclease YbeY, producing MIFNERLRRLRKERGLTQVQTAEHLSIAWRNYQRLERDGNAPSFLTFVKAAEFFGVSLDYLAGRTDAREVNRGTCPPAGPEHRIILEAEVEAPDTVEPLLRRVISAALEAEGMDLPCEINVLLTDDEGIHQVNLDMRGVDRPTDVLSFPMFDLSPGEKPGEEHEDPDTGLVPLGDMCISLERAAAQAEEYGHSVERELSYLAVHSVLHLLGYDHMDEGPMKAQMRRREEHILEGLGIRRG
- a CDS encoding sporulation protein YqfD — protein: MQWIVNRLRGELRVVARGPFPERLMNVCAQNGISFWALEWRDGHTLSMTVRQEDRKQLWKLAERVGCTVETEGSRGLPAFLARFRTRYAFLAGFALSLAAVCILSSFVLTIQVTGNETVPTGVILSELRRLGVRPGAYGPALERRQIAEEALLSLDELSWMSLNLHGTRLEVQVREAVQPPELTQEEGHYHVVSKADGIVTRVETMDGEAAVKEGDTVTEGEILISGTVSMEPPMYSDQPVRYYQTHARGRVEARTWRTLTASIPLTAQVKAYTGEEKSRFTLTVLGYPVEFYQNAGISWPWYDKISTVYQAGLPGGLTLPLSWTVEQYRAYEPVQTEVDRTAAQTLLEERLLAQLKEQIGEEGRVVSTYYTARAADSWLEVTLTAECREEIGREVPAAPGAGDSAPEQP
- a CDS encoding sporulation protein YqfC; translated protein: MEKKPRREGLLEKTAELFDLPADALAGLPKVELVGDRELRIENHRGILAYGTEEIHVSGGAFVIQITGQGLELRAMTGLELLITGRIAGIQLA